In the Wyeomyia smithii strain HCP4-BCI-WySm-NY-G18 chromosome 2, ASM2978416v1, whole genome shotgun sequence genome, one interval contains:
- the LOC129720226 gene encoding multiple epidermal growth factor-like domains protein 6, translating to MYFIITLVLFLGAVTAQNVPCTETCWQNCPIDPRCPSGNGAEATLLPHLTDCGKFVKCESGHGCEFNCPNGLHFNAREFVCDWPWRACCNEADCIPCGDPCAPTTTVQPTTTTESTTTTPTTTTTSTTTTTSTTTTTTQPTTPDDPIECEVCPLNCELDARCPVPNPAEPELLPHDDCTKFYKCETGRACEMECPPGLHFNKDRKVCDWPWQACCDGTIVCIQCPTCPPAFYWVRIHIIDKSNMLKLLLLIVCVGQAIAQECSVCPVGVCHPNPKCPANDDLSDPTKLPHEDCGKFYKCSLGNACEMSCPAGLHWSVTANRCEWPHIACCDPTVECRPCCDTPTTTSTPATTPTTTATPATTPTTVTTILPDDPTTTTAAPPVGSCTPDVRCPANDDPLNPSLLPHATDCGLFYKCDSGRRCPMKCPPGQHFGPILLRCDWPNVACCDLNICSPTISTTASTTVATTVVTTAAPPVGSCTPDARCPANDNPLNPSLLPHETDCGQFYKCDSGRRCPMECPPGQHFGPILLRCDWPNVACCDLNICSPTISTTASTTVATTVVTTAAPPVGSCTPDASCPANDDPLNPSLLPHETDCGQFYKCDSGRRCPMECPPGQHFSAVLQRCDWPNVACCNPAIPCSTTPSTITTTVAVPTAPPGSVSCMTDTRCPANDDPLNPLLLKHETNCGQFYKCDSGQACLVDCPIGEHFSADLQRCDWPNVACCNPLIPCDSTVGSLTTSNPVGISCVVDARCAINNNPLNPLLLQHETNCGQFYKCYSGQRCLVDCPVGQHFSVALQRCEWPNVACCDPLIPCDSTVGSLTTSNPVGTSCIYDARCPVNENPMSPLLLRHETDCSRFYKCDTGQRCLMQCKTGEHFSSSHQRCEWPNYACCDTTIPCEAIPNKYDPCYPGVCETPICYADSGCPAQDDPLNPIHLRNPASCTSFYKCQRGKACLVECPMGQHWSHALQRCEWPNVACCNRKVECCHQCIEERRRELGRLFGTKMYN from the exons ATGTATTTCATAATTACTTTAGTTTTGTTCTTGGGCGCGGTTACTGCCCAAAATGTGCCTTGTACCGAAACTTGCTGGCAAAATTGTCCTATCGATCCCCGTTGCCCATCGGGGAATGGAGCGGAGGCTACACTTCTACCACATCTAACAGACTGTGGCAAGTTTGTAAAGTGCGAATCTGGCCATGGTTGTGAATTCAACTGCCCGAATGGTTTGCATTTCAACGCGCGAGAGTTTGTTTGCGATTGGCCCTGGAGGGCGTGTTGTAATGAAGCTGATTGTATCCCTTGTGGGGATCCTTGTGCTCCAA CAACTACAGTGCAACCCACCACTACTACAGAGTCCACCACTACTACTCCTACAACTACAACTACTAGTACAACTACCACTACTagtactactactactacaacGCAGCCCACCACTCCCGATGATCCAA TTGAATGCGAAGTATGTCCGTTGAACTGCGAACTTGACGCTCGTTGCCCGGTACCAAATCCTGCTGAACCTGAGCTTCTACCCCACGACGACTGCACCAAATTCTACAAATGTGAAACTGGTCGTGCCTGTGAAATGGAGTGTCCTCCGGGACTGCACTTTAACAAAGACAGAAAAGTTTGCGACTGGCCTTGGCAAGCTTGCTGTGATGGTACTATCGTATGCATCCAATGCCCCACGTGTCCTCCGGCATTTTAT TGGGTTAGAATACATATCATAGACAAATCAAATATGCTAAAACTGCTTTTGCTAATAGTTTGTGTTGGGCAAGCTATTGCTCAAGAGTGCTCAGTATGTCCTGTGGGAGTTTGCCACCCGAATCCCAAATGCCCTGCAAATGATGATTTAAGTGATCCCACAAAACTTCCTCATGAGGACTGTGGAAAATTCTACAAATGTAGCCTTGGAAATGCATGTGAAATGAGCTGTCCAGCCGGATTACATTGGAGTGTGACAGCAAACCGTTGCGAATGGCCTCACATCGCCTGTTGTGATCCAACCGTTGAATGTCGGCCATGCTGTGATACACCTACAACAACGTCTACTCCTGCTACCACGCCAACAACAACGGCTACTCCTGCTACCACACcaacaacagtaacaacaataCTACCGGATGATCCTACAACTACTACGGCAGCACCCCCGGTCGGATCATGCACACCCGATGTCAGATGTCCTGCAAACGACGATCCATTAAATCCGTCACTTCTACCACATGCGACTGATTGTGGCCTTTTTTATAAATGTGATAGCGGTCGACGTTGTCCAATGAAGTGTCCTCCTGGGCAACATTTCGGTCCTATCCTTCTGCGTTGTGATTGGCCAAACGTTGCTTGTTGTGATCTAAATATTTGTTCACCAACAATAAGTACGACAGCATCTACTACGGTAGCAACAACGGTAGTAACAACGGCAGCTCCACCGGTCGGATCATGCACACCCGATGCCAGATGTCCTGCAAACGACAATCCATTGAATCCGTCACTTCTTCCGCACGAGACTGATTGTGGTCAGTTCTATAAATGTGACAGTGGTCGACGTTGTCCAATGGAGTGTCCTCCTGGGCAACATTTCGGTCCTATCCTTCTGCGTTGTGATTGGCCAAACGTTGCTTGTTGTGATCTAAATATTTGTTCACCAACAATAAGTACGACAGCATCTACTACGGTAGCAACAACGGTAGTAACAACGGCAGCTCCACCGGTCGGATCATGCACACCCGATGCCAGTTGTCCTGCAAACGACGATCCATTAAATCCGTCACTTCTTCCGCACGAGACTGATTGTGGTCAGTTCTATAAATGTGACAGTGGTCGACGTTGTCCAATGGAGTGTCCTCCTGGGCAACATTTCAGTGCTGTCTTACAACGTTGTGATTGGCCAAACGTTGCTTGCTGTAATCCAGCAATACCATGCTCGACAACTCCAAGTACAATAACTACAACAGTGGCAGTTCCAACTGCACCTCCTGGTAGTGTATCATGTATGACTGATACCCGTTGTCCTGCGAATGATGATCCATTGAATCCGTTATTATTAAAACATGAAACTAACTGCGGTCAATTCTACAAATGTGATAGTGGTCAGGCGTGCTTAGTTGACTGTCCTATTGGAGAACATTTCAGTGCAGATTTACAGCGATGTGATTGGCCAAACGTAGCCTGTTGCAACCCACTGATACCTTGTGATTCAACTGTAGGTTCACTTACCACAAGTAATCCAGTCGGTATTTCTTGTGTAGTCGACGCTCGATGCGCTATAAATAATAATCCGTTGAATCCATTATTACTACAACATGAAACTAATTGCGGTCAATTTTATAAATGTTATAGTGGTCAGCGGTGTCTGGTTGACTGTCCTGTTGGCCAACATTTCAGTGTAGCACTGCAGCGCTGTGAATGGCCGAATGTAGCCTGTTGCGACCCATTGATACCTTGTGATTCGACAGTTGGTTCACTAACCACGAGTAATCCAGTCGGCACGTCTTGTATATACGACGCAAGATGCCCAGTAAATGAAAATCCTATGAGTCCATTACTGCTTAGACATGAAACTGACTGTTCTCGGTTTTACAAATGCGACACTGGTCAGCGTTGCTTGATGCAATGTAAAACAGGGGAGCACTTCAGCAGTTCACATCAACGTTGCGAATGGCCTAATTATGCATGCTGTGATACAACAATTCCTTGCGAAGCCATTCCAAATAAATATGATCCTTGCTACCCCGGAGTATGCGAAACTCCAATTTGCTACGCTGACAGCGGTTGTCCAGCGCAAGATGATCCTCTTAATCCAATACACCTCCGTAACCCAGCAAGCTGCACCTCATTTTATAAGTGTCAGCGGGGTAAGGCGTGTTTGGTGGAGTGTCCGATGGGGCAGCATTGGAGTCACGCTCTACAACGTTGTGAATGGCCTAATGTTGCTTGCTGCAATCGAAAAGTAGAATGCTGCCATCAGTGTATCGAAGAAAGGCGCCGAGAGCTGGGACGTTTATTTGGAACAAAAATGTATAACTAG
- the LOC129721882 gene encoding uncharacterized protein LOC129721882 — translation MKFLILSLLISFVAAGSIPYGNVPECAGKQLGAKVHVGNDCSKYAICQPVGLSFIQSCQAGLVYNINNDICDWPANVPGCGGRTNTVNDNYNWGQQNHNPQQQQWQWPTQETYYPQQWNQYPQQNYYPQQQYYPQYWYSAEKQ, via the exons ATGAAGTTCCTAATTCTTTCACTTCTGATATCGTTTGTAGCTGCCGGCAGCATTCCTTATGGGAATGTTCCA GAATGTGCAGGAAAACAACTTGGTGCGAAAGTACATGTTGGTAATGATTGTAGCAAATATGCTATATGCCAACCTGTAGGACTTTCGTTCATTCAATCGTGTCAAGCCGGATTAGTTTACAACATCAATAATGATATTTGCGATTGGCCAGCTAATGTACCAGGATGCGGAGGACGTACGAATACCGTAAATGACAATTACAACTGGGGCCAACAGAACCATAATCCTCAGCAGCAACAGTGGCAATGGCCTACCCAAGAAACCTATTATCCCCAACAATGGAACCAATATCCACAGCAGAATTACTATCCACAACAACAGTATTATCCTCAGTATTGGTATTCAGCCGAAAAGCAATAA